From the genome of Myxococcota bacterium, one region includes:
- a CDS encoding glycosyltransferase family 2 protein: MSSLECDVCGTPAQAPGEPCALCAIEVPRFSVVVPVYQSARILPLLVARLQKIFETLAVSWELLLVDDASRDTSWDVVAGLASEDARIRGFRLMRNFGQHNALMCGFQHARGDFVVTLDDDLQNPPEELPKLIAEQERGGFDVVFGYFEDRRHSRFRNWTSRLSRQLIRVAIPGIHPRYSNYRLIARPVIDALARQQHDYLYTDGLISWITHHTSAVEVAHEERWSGDSNYTLGKLLRHFGVALLTFTALPLRAISLAGLAVAAGALAVGAGSVGASLAGHPVESGVAVLAVAVFFLGGVQLVCLGVVAEYVGKIFLKQSGKPAFLVRERRP, from the coding sequence GTGAGCTCGCTCGAGTGCGATGTCTGCGGGACGCCGGCCCAGGCGCCGGGAGAGCCCTGCGCCCTGTGCGCCATCGAGGTACCGCGGTTCTCGGTGGTGGTGCCCGTGTATCAGAGCGCGCGGATCCTCCCGCTGCTCGTGGCGCGGCTCCAGAAGATCTTCGAGACGCTCGCGGTGTCCTGGGAGCTCCTGCTGGTCGATGACGCCAGTCGCGACACCAGTTGGGACGTCGTCGCGGGGCTGGCCTCCGAGGACGCGCGCATCCGCGGCTTCCGCCTCATGCGGAACTTCGGTCAGCACAACGCGCTGATGTGTGGCTTCCAGCACGCGCGCGGCGACTTCGTCGTCACGCTGGACGACGACCTGCAGAATCCGCCCGAAGAACTCCCGAAGCTCATCGCCGAGCAGGAACGTGGCGGCTTCGACGTGGTGTTCGGCTACTTCGAGGACCGGCGCCACTCACGGTTCCGCAACTGGACCTCGCGCCTCTCGCGGCAGCTCATTCGCGTGGCCATTCCCGGCATCCACCCGCGCTATAGCAACTATCGCCTCATCGCCCGCCCGGTCATCGACGCCTTGGCGCGCCAGCAGCACGACTACCTCTACACCGACGGTCTGATCAGCTGGATCACCCACCACACGAGCGCCGTGGAGGTCGCCCACGAGGAGCGCTGGTCCGGGGATTCCAACTACACGCTCGGGAAGCTCCTGCGGCACTTCGGGGTCGCGCTTCTCACGTTCACGGCGCTGCCGCTGCGCGCCATCTCGCTGGCGGGGCTCGCCGTGGCGGCGGGCGCGCTCGCGGTGGGTGCGGGCAGCGTGGGCGCCTCGCTGGCGGGCCATCCGGTCGAGTCGGGCGTGGCCGTCCTGGCGGTGGCCGTGTTCTTCCTCGGCGGGGTGCAGCTCGTGTGCCTGGGCGTGGTGGCGGAGTACGTCGGTAAGATCTTCCTGAAACAGAGCGGGAAGCCTGCCTTCCTCGTGCGGGAGCGACGACCGTGA
- a CDS encoding class I SAM-dependent methyltransferase, whose amino-acid sequence MAYPDQARGVFAAVEDGSFWFEHRNQVLASLLQCFPPPGRLFDVGGGNGYQARFFEGLGLSTALVEPGAEGCVIARRRGVDWVIQGHWQDLGFGPETVGAVGLFDVLEHLEDPGTLVQAAVDALIPGGRLYATVPAHPWLWSDEDEIAQHQRRYRRGEFEQLLASRGLELEWSSACFGALVGPIWVGRSLPSRWRRARGGALPAEADAARTRQDHHATGWARRWVDRRLAGERKQIAAGRAPRWGSSWVAVARRPPRG is encoded by the coding sequence GTGGCCTATCCCGACCAGGCCCGAGGGGTCTTCGCGGCCGTCGAGGACGGGAGCTTCTGGTTCGAGCACCGAAACCAGGTGCTCGCGTCCCTTCTCCAGTGTTTCCCTCCGCCGGGGCGGCTCTTCGACGTCGGCGGTGGGAATGGCTATCAGGCGCGCTTCTTCGAAGGTCTCGGGCTCTCGACGGCTCTCGTGGAGCCCGGAGCAGAAGGGTGTGTGATCGCGCGGCGACGCGGCGTCGACTGGGTGATCCAGGGCCACTGGCAGGATCTCGGCTTCGGTCCCGAAACGGTGGGAGCGGTCGGGCTCTTCGACGTGCTCGAGCATCTGGAGGATCCCGGCACCCTCGTGCAGGCGGCGGTCGATGCGCTCATTCCGGGGGGTCGTCTCTATGCGACGGTCCCCGCGCATCCCTGGCTCTGGAGTGATGAAGACGAGATTGCCCAGCACCAGCGGCGTTATCGGCGTGGAGAGTTCGAGCAGCTTCTGGCCAGCCGAGGGCTCGAACTCGAGTGGTCGAGCGCCTGCTTCGGGGCGCTCGTGGGGCCCATCTGGGTCGGCCGGTCCCTGCCGTCCCGGTGGCGCAGGGCTCGCGGTGGCGCGCTGCCGGCGGAAGCCGATGCCGCCCGCACGCGACAGGACCACCACGCGACCGGCTGGGCGCGGCGTTGGGTCGACCGGCGTCTGGCGGGCGAACGCAAGCAGATCGCGGCCGGCCGAGCGCCACGCTGGGGAAGCTCCTGGGTGGCCGTGGCGCGCAGGCCTCCCCGCGGGTAG
- the tsaE gene encoding tRNA (adenosine(37)-N6)-threonylcarbamoyltransferase complex ATPase subunit type 1 TsaE — translation MRWVSPTPERTAEIAASLALALDPGRGAVLCLSGPLGAGKTHFVKGLAEGLGLDPARVQSPTFVLAAEHVLPHGGRLVHVDCYRVADALELENAGLLDWLGSDRVLAVEWSERVPEAWPADHLAITLDRDGEAERVIEARAGGPRAETWLAGWRDALGE, via the coding sequence TTGCGATGGGTTTCCCCGACTCCTGAGCGCACCGCCGAGATCGCAGCGAGCCTCGCCCTGGCCCTCGACCCCGGGCGCGGTGCGGTGCTCTGCCTGAGCGGACCCCTGGGCGCCGGGAAGACGCACTTCGTGAAGGGGCTTGCCGAGGGTCTCGGTCTCGATCCAGCGCGCGTACAGAGTCCAACGTTCGTGTTGGCAGCAGAACACGTGCTTCCACACGGTGGCCGGTTGGTTCATGTCGATTGCTACCGCGTGGCCGACGCCCTGGAGCTCGAGAATGCGGGCTTGCTCGATTGGCTCGGCTCGGATCGTGTGCTCGCGGTCGAGTGGAGCGAACGGGTACCGGAGGCCTGGCCCGCGGACCATCTCGCGATCACCCTCGATCGCGATGGGGAGGCCGAGCGCGTGATCGAGGCCCGCGCGGGCGGGCCCCGGGCGGAGACCTGGCTCGCGGGCTGGCGGGACGCCCTGGGCGAGTGA